A portion of the Plasmodium gaboni strain SY75 chromosome 5, whole genome shotgun sequence genome contains these proteins:
- a CDS encoding hypothetical protein (conserved Plasmodium protein, unknown function) has product MEHIKRKTVANIKYNSYSDDENIFKKMSTLSSKKGLDNITSKRKNINLDMNGKNAIFSQNSIKLKIPFEKRENDITHKGKGKNKIRFAQSTEYEKMPIIKKKSNIERDVHDNVRKGKTNIFYCKKSVSSSSIENEYNDDEEEEDDDEEEDDDEEEDDDEEEEDDDEEDVDDDEEDVDEDEEDVDDDEEDVDEDEEDVDEDEEDVDEDDIDDDHYNDPTLNNDDNKKQFNTPKKVYIQDDMKSCLNHKKSKTLNKTEYSFERMNTNNAMKNNYKYMKSTLKKNSTLNIDKIKEPNPKKSVSMRIDKNIIYSKTPSYNKNGKENMIKAKSQILKIAEQYMSTDKIKAFKTIERGNTRFLNKNKKIDPDKIQNLGPFVPKMIIEKKTERKLGYIPNYIRKEKKKEHTSDNANILFSKDKDNKITFQKKKKKNDGFGLFENMLVLNNLGKIYEWDGYQMNKIKNLYEQFICICTNKKGNLLCIDLNYKPGYLLCNRHFNRMDHNTESSLFKKIVISIKNKIWGIDIQGNLKRWNKYEWIEVKKAYGIFKLKSLAFDRKNRLWVLDEQNYFFIYDTEDKNWMLKNVNGCNINDFDFNDNDNLTAVTKDGIIKIYKKNRWIKYGILGEVKIRSLHFIR; this is encoded by the coding sequence ATGGAACATATCAAAAGAAAAACCGTGGCtaacataaaatataacaGCTATTCggatgatgaaaatatttttaaaaaaatgtcAACACTTTCATCTAAAAAAGGGTTAGACAACATAACATCCAAACGAAAAAACATTAATCTTGATATGAATGGTAAGAATGCAATTTTTAGTCAAAACTctattaaattaaaaattcCCTTTGAGAAAAGAGAAAACGATATTACACATAAAGGGAAAGGGAAGAACAAAATAAGGTTTGCTCAATCAACagaatatgaaaaaatgcctattataaaaaagaaaagtaATATAGAAAGGGATGTTCATGATAACGTGAGAAAGGGGAAAactaatattttttactgTAAAAAGAGTGTATCATCTAGTAGTATtgaaaatgaatataatgatgatgagGAGGAGGAAGATGATGATGAGGAGGAAGATGATGATGAGGAGGAAGATGATGATGAGGAGGAGGAAGATGACGATGAAGAAGATGTAGATGACGATGAAGAAGATGTAGATgaagatgaagaagatGTAGATGACGATGAAGAAGATGTAGATgaagatgaagaagatgtagatgaagatgaagaagatGTAGATGAAGATGATATAGATGATGATCATTATAATGATCCAACACTTAATAATGATGACAATAAGAAACAGTTTAATACACCCAAAAAGGTATATATTCAGGATGATATGAAATCCTGCCTCAATCACAAAAAATCTAAAACATTAAATAAGACAGAATATTCGTTTGAAAGAATGAATACCAATAACGCGATGAAGAATaattacaaatatatgaagagcacattaaaaaaaaactccacattaaatatagataaaatTAAAGAGCCCAACCCAAAAAAATCAGTCAGCATGAGAATAGataagaatataatttattcaaaaacgccttcatataataaaaatggcaaagaaaatatgataaaGGCCAAATCacaaatattaaaaatagCAGAACAGTATATGAGTAcagataaaataaaagcATTTAAAACAATCGAAAGAGGAAATACTCGATTtctaaataaaaataaaaaaatcGACCCAGACAAAATACAAAATCTTGGTCCATTTGTTCCAAAAATGATAATAGAAAAGAAAACAGAAAGAAAACTTGGATATATTCcaaattatataagaaaagaaaaaaaaaaggaacaTACATCTGATAATgcaaatatattattttcaaaagATAAAGACAACAAAATAAcatttcaaaaaaaaaaaaaaaaaaatgatggATTTGGattatttgaaaatatgttagttttaaataatttaggtaaaatatatgaatgGGATGGATAtcaaatgaataaaattaaaaatttatatgaacaGTTCATATGCATATGTACTAATAAAAAGGGTAATCTATTATGTATCGATTTAAATTACAAGCCTGGATATTTGTTGTGCAACAGACATTTCAACAGAATGGATCACAACACAGAATCTTCATTGTTTAAGAAAATAGTAATTAGTattaagaataaaatatggGGAATTGATATACAAGGGAATTTAAAAAGATGgaataaatatgaatgGATTGAAGTAAAAAAGGCATATGGTATTTTTAAGTTAAAATCTCTAGCCTTTGATCGAAAAAATAGGCTTTGGGTTTTAGATgaacaaaattatttttttatatatgatacGGAAGATAAGAATTGGATGTTGAAAAATGTAAATGgatgtaatataaatgattttgattttaatgataatgataatttgACAGCTGTGACAAAGGATGgaataattaaaatttataaaaagaatagGTGGATAAAATATGGAATCTTGGGCGaagtaaaaataagaagtttacattttataaggtaa
- a CDS encoding hypothetical protein (conserved Plasmodium protein, unknown function), protein MKSLSLLFVRKLMPCVSLNKINSVYLLKHLENVCEHIWVVSKCRPQKLLRIELNSNKMKKKNKKKNNEIKMNKINNLSSIKEEENMRTHIDGENKIYNDVYNYFNKSIVLLHEFGPSGILRLLYSLLKIKGYEEKYMKRKRIYYLKYIEYYILNICINDKIYNFWKYVTFNDTVLMFKMFIKNDFFSYKLLNKLYNEINKNMDYSISSDLIIFLYAYNIYKKRIRKKKLYYNVGKEICIPNTFFIMIYKKILNNMNLSNKEITQFIIFFSIYGYNIPLEEKIFIYNKCIKYIEQTINNYSPNQLKYIITSFFKIYNFTYPKNAINYMEQHNTNLFTFHNFINKLFFIYNQHNIDTEVDDEYNILHIAVENNYYNYECLEYILFNIKKHVPHMNTPRQIKFIKLLKKIKHVYNKELELTNTNNNNITCSNSVSHYVNNNTTFKYNMIRQVLNETILHVNMKYKNIPIPPRIKRIL, encoded by the coding sequence ATGAAAAGCTTATCTCTTTTGTTTGTAAGAAAACTTATGCCGTGTGTAAGCttgaataaaataaattctgtttatttattgaaaCATCTTGAAAATGTATGTGAACATATTTGGGTAGTTAGTAAATGCAGGCCACAAAAGTTGTTAAGAATAGAATTGAATTCTAAtaagatgaaaaaaaaaaataaaaaaaaaaataacgagataaaaatgaacaaaataaataatctGAGTAGTATAAAAGAGGAGGAAAATATGAGAACTCATATAGATGGTgagaataaaatatataatgatgtatataattattttaataagTCCATTGTATTATTACATGAATTTGGACCTAGTGGTATATTAAGATTATTGtattcattattaaaaataaaaggttatgaagaaaaatatatgaaaaggaaaagaatatattatttaaaatatatagaatattatatattaaatatatgtataaatgataagatatataatttttggAAATATGTAACATTTAATGATACAGTATTAATGtttaaaatgtttataaagaatgattttttttcttataaattattaaataaattatataatgaaatcAACAAAAATATGGATTATAGTATATCATCAGATTTAATAATCTTCTTGTAtgcatataatatatataaaaaaagaataaggaaaaaaaaattatattataatgtaggaaaagaaatatgtatacctaatacattttttattatgatatataaaaaaatattgaataatatgaatctttcaaataaagaaattacacaatttattatttttttctcaatatatggatataatataccattagaagaaaaaatttttatatataacaaatgtataaaatatatagaacaaacaataaataattattcacCAAACCaattgaaatatattataactagcttttttaaaatatataattttacaTATCCAAAAAATGCTATTAATTATATGGAACAACATAATAcaaatttatttacatttcataattttataaataaactattttttatttataatcAGCATAATATAGATACAGAAGTAgatgatgaatataatatattacatatagCAGTGGAAAATAATTACTATAATTATGAATGTctagaatatatattatttaatataaaaaagcATGTACCTCATATGAATACACCTCgacaaataaaatttataaaattattgaAGAAAATTAAGCATGTATACAATAAAGAACTTGAACTTACAAAcacaaataataataacattaCATGTAGCAATAGTGTATCTCATTATGTGAATAACAACACcacatttaaatataacatGATCCGCCAAGTATTAAATGAAACGATTTTACATGttaatatgaaatataaaaatataccTATACCTCCTAGAATCAAGAGGATACTATAA
- a CDS encoding putative FACT complex subunit SPT16 codes for MSESLDIENAKAKIGLVFSYWKKVANNDFTKTNVFCVLSGKSSKDENATIQEQFQMWLTGYQLTETFFVFIKNSERILILTSDKKKRFLQPLLDNIKNVDVLERSNDNSSNFENIKCIIESADCNDIALLKDKDATGSFFESCYDFIKTLNKREMDINNYIKELLNFRSDTDMKIQKNGSDIACIILKSILITTIENALDNEEFESHDKIKEKALKFLDNKKCVMKLKDKLKVDIEEIDVIYSNVQSGNNFTLTYKNSNDKNYLSQNEGTILVGVGLKYKELCCNITRTLLLNARTQHKELYNFTINIEKYIIKECLKVGMNFSTVYKKTLEYVKEHKKEYKSLNNIQIENYFVKCIGHIIGIEFIDKEFLIIENNHQGKIQKNTSYNLSVGFENVQGIEKNKFAIWISDTICIDDNEDVIILTDAISKEINTISYELEDSKSDDDDDEKDDDHDMDENDDDDDDNNNKKKKNKKNVKNEKGVSVKKEKKNKHYNDDDNDDGDDNGDDDEDDDDDDDDDSSNNNGSKKDKKKIGISASILNNAASVIVSDRLRRRNKNSLAHNNEQEMEELNKRQHELKEKKINDIKLRFSKGTNDYKDLNKKNIKKLEDLKTYNDPDLLPKDLRPNIICVDNKHECILLPINGIHIPFHVSTIKNLSSNYEDNNDIFVLRINFLVPGNQGVVKGELNTFPTLQQNQMYIRELIFKSPNEKHFQMVVKQVKELIKQVKQKEVEADVNESKTSQDRLVLNKSGRRIVLRDLMTRPNIFTGRKILGTLELHMNGLRYAANSRGTTEFIDILFDDIKHAFYQPCDGQLIILIHFHLKRYIMVGKKKTLDVQFYCEAGTQIDDLDRAKARNVYDPDEMHDEMKEREQKNKLNLIFKNFVQQMQDLSKIEFEIPYPELTFSGVPNKSNVEIFVTANTINHLVEWPPFILSVEDIEIASLERVHHGLRNFDMIFVFKDYTKPVKRIDVIPTEYIDTIKKWLTTIDIVYYEGKNNLQWGNILKTILSDIDSFVSSKGFDGFLGEDDDEEEETADDEDEDDEYEVDESELSAEEDSEYDDSEDESLATESDGDEEVEEDSEDEGLSWDELEERAKKDDKKRFAYKSDEDDEGYNKRKKKKKN; via the exons ATGAGTGAATCTCTCGATATTGAGAATGCAAAGGCAAAAATAGGTTTAGTGTTTTCCTACTGGAAAAAGGTAGCTAATAATGATTTTACGAAAACTAATGTATTTTGTGTGTTATCTGGAAAATCTAGTAAAGATGAAAATGCTACTATTCAAGAACAATTTCAGATGTGGCTAACTGGTTATCAATTAACTGAGAcattttttgtatttataaaaaatagtgaacgtattttaattttaacaagtgataaaaagaaaagatTTTTACAACCATTGTTAGATAATATTAAGAATGTGGATGTATTAGAAAGAAGTAATGATAATAGTTCTAATTTTgagaatataaaatgtatcATTGAATCTGCTGATTGTAATGATATTGCTTTATTGAAAGATAAAGATGCAACTGGTTCGTTTTTTGAAAGTTGTTATGATTTTATTAAAACGTTAAATAAAAGAGAAAtggatataaataattatattaaagaattattaaattttcGTTCAGATACAGATATGAAGATTCAAAAGAATGGTAGTGATATTGCTTGTATTATTCTTAAAAGTATTTTGATTACTACTATTGAAAATGCTTTAGATAATGAAGAATTTGAAAGTcatgataaaataaaagaaaaggcattaaaatttttggataataaaaaatgtgtaatgaaattaaaagataaattaAAAGTAGATATTGAAGAAATAGATGTTATATATAGTAATGTACAAAGTGGTAATAATTTTACTTTaacttataaaaatagtaatgataagaattatttatCACAAAATGAAGGAACTATACTTGTTGGTGTAGgattaaaatataaagaattatgTTGTAATATAACAAGGactttattattaaatgcAAGAACACAAcataaagaattatataattttactataaatattgagaaatatattataaaagaatgTTTAAAAGTAGGTATGAATTTTTCAActgtttataaaaaaacattagaatatgtaaaagaacataaaaaggaatacaaaagtttaaataatattcaaatagaaaattattttgttaaaTGTATTGGTCATATCATAGGTATTGAATTTATTGATAAAGAATTCTTAATAATTGAAAATAATCATCAAGGcaaaatacaaaaaaatactTCATACAATTTATCTGTCGGATTTGAAAATGTTCAAGGTATagagaaaaataaatttgCTATTTGGATTAGTGATACCATATGTATTGATGATAATGAAGatgtaattatattaacAGATGCAATTAGTAAAGAAATTAATACGATATCGTATGAATTGGAAGATAGCAAGAGTGATGATGACGACGATGAAAAAGATGATGACCATGATATGgatgaaaatgatgatgatgatgatgataataataataaaaaaaagaaaaacaaaaaaaatgtaaaaaatgaaaaaggTGTAAGTGtcaaaaaagaaaaaaaaaataaacattataacgatgatgataatgatgatgGAGATGATAATGGagatgatgatgaagatgatgatgatgatgatgacgatgatagtagtaataataatggtagcaaaaaagataagaaaaaaataggTATATCTGCAagtatattaaataatgcTGCTAGTGTGATTGTTTCTGATCGTTTaagaagaagaaataaGAATTCATTAGCTCATAATAATGAACAAGAAATGgaagaattaaataaaagacaacatgaattaaaagagaaaaaaattaatgatattaaaTTAAGATTTTCAAAAGGAACAAATGATTATAAagatttaaataaaaaaaatattaaaaaattagaagatttaaaaacatataatgATCCAGATTTATTACCTAAAGATTTAAGAccaaatataatatgtgtagataataaacatgaatgtatattattaccTATAAATGGAATACATATACCCTTCCATGTATCTactataaaaaatttaagTTCAAATtatgaagataataatgatatttttgttttacGTATCAACTTTTTAGTACCAGGTAATCAAGGAGTAGTTAAAGGAGAATTAAATACATTTCCAACATTACAACAAAATCAAATGTATATTAGAGAACTTATATTTAAATCACCTAATGAAAAACATTTTCAAATGGTAGTAAAACAAGTAAAAGAATTGATTAAGCAAGTAAAACAAAAAGAGGTCGAAGCAGATGTAAATGAATCCAAAACATCACAAGATAGATTAGTATTAAATAAAAGTGGTAGAAGAATCGTTTTAAGAGATTTAATGACAAGAccaaatatatttactggaagaaaaatattaggAACCTTAGAGTTACATATGAATGGTTTAAGATATGCAGCAAATTCTAGAGGTACAACAGAatttatagatatattatttgacGATATAAAACATGCATTTTATCAACCATGTGATGGACAgcttattattttaatacatttccatttaaaaagatatataatggttggaaaaaaaaaaacactAGATGTACAATTCTATTGTGAAGCAGGAACACAAATTGATGATTTAGATCGAGCTAAAGCAAGAAATGTTTATGATCCTGATGAAATGCATGATGAAATGAAAGAAAgagaacaaaaaaataaattaaatttaatttttaaaaattttgtgCAACAAATGCAAGATTTGTCAAAAATTGAATTTGAAATACCATATCCAGAATTAACTTTTTCAGGTGTGCCTAATAAAAGTAATGTAGAAATATTTGTAACTGCAAATACAATAAATCATCTAGTAGAATGGCCCCCTTTCATCTTATCTGTAGAAGATATAGAAATTGCATCTTTAGAAAGAGTACATCATGGATTAAGAAATTTTGATATGATCTTTGTATTTAAGGATTATACAAAACCTGTCAAAAGAATAGATGTTATACCAACAGAATATATAGatacaattaaaaaatggCTAACTACTATTGATATTGTATATTATGAGGGAAAGAATAATTTGCAATGGGGCAATATTTTGAAAACAATATTGTCGGACATTGATTCATTTGTAAGCTCCAAAGGATTCGATGGATTTTTGGGAGAAGACGACGACGAAGAGGAGGAGACTGCGGATGATGAGGATGAGGATGACGAGTATGAGGTGGACGAATCGGAGCTg aGCGCTGAGGAAGATAGCGAATACGATGATAGTGAAGACGAAAGCTTGGCAACCGAAAGTGACGGAGATGAAGAAGTTGAAGAGGATTCAGAAGATGAGGGATTATCATGGGATGAACTTGAGGAGAGAGCTAAAAAAG atgataaaaaaagattCGCTTACAAAAGtgatgaagatgatgaaggatataataaaaggaaaaagaaaaagaaaaattaa
- a CDS encoding pre-mRNA-splicing factor, which produces MVIRESVSRIYVGNLPSHVSSRDVENEFRKYGNILKCDVKKTVSGAAFAFIEFEDARDAADAIKEKDGCDFEGNKLRVEVPFNARENGRYNARGGGRGMMHRGPKSRRGRYVVEVTGLPISGSWQDLKDHLREAGECGHADVFKDGTGEVSFFNKDDMLEAIDKFNGSIFRSHEGEKSKISIRQKKTLWRRDDGGYGRYNSRHRSYSSRSYSRSGKRSYTRSRSRSYSSRSYSRSRSSSSRSRSRSMDRRRDTYDKKRSYSRSLSYQERRRNNRTISKSRSRSRTNSRSSSWSHKRRH; this is translated from the exons atggTAATACGTGAAAGTGTATCGAGAATATATGTTGGTAATTTGCCATCACATGTCTCTTCAAGAGATGTAGAAAATGAATTTCGAAAGTATGgtaatattttaaagtgtgatgtaaaaaaaacagTATCAGGAGCTGCCTTTGCATTTATAGAATTTGAGGATGCACGAGATGCAGCAGATGcaataaaagaaaaagatgGTTGTGATTTTGAAGGAAATAAATTAAGAGTAGAAGTACCTTTTAATGCTAGAGAAAATGGAAGATATAACGCTAGAGGTGGCGGAAGGGGTATGATGCATAGAGGTCCAAAATCACGAAGAGGAAGATATGTAGTTGAAGTTACAGGACTTCCAATATCAGGTAGCTGGCAAGATTTAAAGGATCACTTAAGAGAAGCAGGTGAATGTGGTCATGCAGATGTATTTAAAGATGGTACAGGTGAAGTATCCTTCTTTAATAAAGATGATATGCTTGAAGCCATAGACAAGTTTAACGGATCAATATTTAGGTCACACGaag gagaaaaatcaaaaatatctatcagacaaaaaaaaacattatGGAGACGTGACGATGGAGGGTATGGAAGATATAATAGTAGACACCGAAGCTACTCTAGTAGAAGTTATTCCAGAAGTGGAAAAAGATCTTATACTAGAAGCAGAAGTAGAAGTTACAGTAGCAGAAGTTATAGTAGAAGTAGAAGCTCAAGTAGTCGAAGTCGAAGTAGAAGTATGGACAGAAGAAGAGATActtatgataaaaaaagaagTTATTCAAGAAGTTTATCATACCAAGAGagaagaagaaataataGAACTATATCAAAATCAAGGTCCAGATCAAGAACAAATTCTAGATCATCATCATGGTCCCATAAAAGAAGACATTAG
- a CDS encoding 60S ribosomal protein L2 yields MGRVIRGQRKGRGSIFKSHNHHRKGAAKLRHLDYCEKKGYIKGLVKDIIHDPGRGAPLAKVIFKRTEKYGKKEELIIASEGMFTGQYISCGTKAPLSVGNILPIGKMPEGTLICNLEHRTGNRGTLVKASGCYATVVGQSEDGKKTKVRLPSGAKKTIDAKARAMVGVVGAGGRIDKPILKAGVAHHKYRVKRNCWPKVRGVAMNPVEHPHGGGNHQHIGHPSTVSRSAPAGQKVGLIAARRTGLLRGAKKTKLVGKSEE; encoded by the exons atggGAAGAGTTATAAGAg GCCAAAGGAAGGGTAGAGGCTCTATTTTCAAGTCTCATAATCATCATAGAAAGGGCGCAGCAAAATTACGCCACTTAGATTATtgtgaaaaaaaaggatatataAAGGGCTTAGTAAAAGATATCATACATGACCCAGGAAGAGGTGCACCTTTAGCTAAAgtaatatttaaaagaactgaaaaatatggaaaGAAAGAAGAATTAATTATAGCTTCAGAAGGTATGTTTACTGGTCAATATATTTCTTGTGGTACTAAAGCTCCTTTATCAGTAGGTAATATTTTACCTATAGGTAAAATGCCTGAAGGTACCTTAATATGTAACTTAGAACATAGAACTGGAAATAGAGGAACCTTAGTTAAAGCTTCTGGATGTTATGCTACTGTTGTAGGTCAATCAGAAGATGGAAAGAAAACTAAAGTTAGATTACCATCAGGAGCTAAAAAAACCATCGACGCTAAAGCTAGAGCTATGGTAGGTGTTGTTGGTGCAGGTGGACGTATTGATAAACCTATATTGAAAGCTGGTGTTGCTCACCACAAATACAGAGTCAAGAGAAATTGCTGGCCTAAGGTTAGAGGTGTGGCTATGAACCCTGTAGAACATCCTCATGGTGGTGGTAACCATCAACACATTGGTCATCCATCTACAGTTTCTAGAAGTGCACCTGCAGGACAAAAAGTTGGTTTGATTGCTGCCAGAAGAACAGGTTTATTAAGAGGTGCAAAGAAAACAAAACTTGTTGGAAAATCTGAAGAATGA
- a CDS encoding putative 60S ribosomal protein L12, with amino-acid sequence MAKKPDPNEIKYVFIRQVGGEVGASSVLSPKLGPLGLSPKKVGDDIAKETQSWKGLKICVKLTIQNRQAKVEVVPTSAALILKELNEAPRDRKKVKNIKHNGNLKLEQVYSIARVMKEKSRAKEFKGTVKEMLGTCNSIGCTVDGKKPTTIQEMIDSGEIDVPLE; translated from the exons atggcCAAAAAACCAGATCCGAATGAAATTAAATATG tTTTCATTAGACAAGTTGGAGGAGAAGTCGGAGCTTCTTCTGTGTTGTCTCCAAAATTAGGTCCCTTAGGTTTATCACCTAAGAAAGTTGGAGATGATATAGCTAAAGAAACACAATCATGGAAAGgtttaaaaatatgtgtAAAGCTAACCATTCAAAACAGACAAGCAAAAGTTGAAGTTGTTCCTACATCAGCTGCTTTAATTTTGAAGGAATTAAATGAAGCTCCTAGAGATAGGAAGAAAgtcaaaaatattaaacatAATGGTAATTTAAAGTTAGAACAAGTATATTCAATAGCTAGAGTTATGAAAGAAAAATCAAGAGCCAAAGAATTTAAAGGAACTGTTAAAGAAATGTTAGGAACTTGTAATTCTATCGGATGTACTGTTGATGGAAAAAAACCAACAACAATACAAGAAATGATAGACTCAGGAGAAATAGACGTACCCCttgaataa